A genomic segment from Vagococcus zengguangii encodes:
- a CDS encoding aldehyde dehydrogenase family protein, with amino-acid sequence MQDHLMKLIERQRAYYQNGHTHSYNARIKALKQLKTMLKQHEPAILKALEKDLGKHPNESYLTEIGVTYDSINYMLKHLKSLMKPKRVKTPLTLFPATSQIMTEPLGNSLIMSAFNYPILLSFDPIVGALAGGNTALVALSEYTPTVNQVLLQAISATFDAGLLTFFESSIERNTFVLAQRFDKIFFTGSPKVGKIVYQAASQHLTPVTLELGGKSPALVTANANLTHAAQRIAWGKFINTGQTCVAPDYCLVDRQVLPEFVEALKSAIIALYGQDTKQNKNYGKIVNQAAWQRLNSLLVADASYIVAGGSSDEATRYIEPTLLVADDLKELASMQEEIFGPILPILPFDTIEEAVTIIKGFEQPLAFYPFTANKKEQTYLLDTLSFGGATVNDTILHLANIHLPFGGVGNSGIGHYHGAYSYEAFTHQKAVLKRQTWLTLPVMNAPYTVMKDKVIRKLLK; translated from the coding sequence ATGCAAGATCACTTAATGAAACTTATCGAAAGACAACGTGCTTATTATCAAAATGGGCACACACACTCGTATAACGCGCGTATTAAGGCGTTAAAACAATTAAAAACAATGTTGAAACAACACGAACCAGCCATCCTCAAGGCGCTTGAGAAGGATTTAGGTAAGCATCCCAACGAGTCTTATTTAACTGAGATAGGGGTAACCTACGATAGTATCAACTACATGTTGAAGCATCTTAAATCACTGATGAAGCCTAAGCGTGTAAAAACACCGTTAACGTTATTCCCAGCAACCAGTCAAATTATGACGGAGCCGTTAGGGAATAGCTTGATTATGTCGGCATTTAACTACCCAATCTTGTTGTCTTTTGATCCAATAGTAGGAGCGTTAGCAGGTGGTAATACTGCGTTAGTCGCACTATCAGAATATACACCAACTGTTAACCAAGTCTTATTGCAGGCCATTTCAGCAACGTTTGATGCCGGACTCCTTACTTTTTTTGAAAGTAGTATTGAACGCAATACTTTTGTACTGGCCCAACGTTTTGATAAAATTTTTTTCACGGGTAGTCCTAAAGTTGGAAAAATCGTCTATCAAGCAGCTAGTCAACACTTAACACCGGTCACCCTTGAATTAGGTGGTAAAAGTCCAGCGCTAGTCACAGCAAACGCGAATTTAACTCATGCTGCTCAACGAATTGCTTGGGGTAAGTTTATTAATACCGGCCAAACGTGTGTCGCACCTGATTACTGTTTAGTTGATCGTCAAGTACTGCCTGAATTCGTTGAGGCGCTGAAATCAGCGATTATAGCGCTATACGGTCAAGACACTAAGCAAAATAAAAACTATGGTAAAATTGTTAACCAAGCTGCCTGGCAACGTCTAAATAGCTTATTAGTAGCTGATGCTTCTTATATCGTGGCCGGTGGCTCGTCAGACGAAGCGACACGTTATATTGAACCCACGCTGTTAGTTGCGGATGATTTGAAAGAACTTGCTAGCATGCAGGAAGAAATTTTCGGACCAATTTTACCGATTTTGCCTTTCGATACTATTGAAGAAGCCGTCACTATTATCAAAGGGTTTGAACAACCATTAGCTTTCTATCCATTTACAGCCAATAAAAAGGAGCAAACTTACTTATTAGACACATTGTCTTTTGGTGGGGCAACCGTAAATGATACGATTCTACACTTGGCTAATATTCATTTACCATTCGGTGGTGTCGGAAACTCAGGTATCGGGCATTATCACGGTGCCTACTCATACGAAGCCTTTACTCATCAAAAAGCAGTCTTAAAACGTCAAACTTGGCTAACATTACCGGTAATGAATGCTCCCTATACTGTGATGAAAGACAAGGTTATTAGAAAACTACTAAAATAA
- a CDS encoding YdeI/OmpD-associated family protein produces MHTALLKKLRLKESNKLLLIDASDVECYFETLEVAVGMEQADNYQNVLVMVENLTELTEKTHEIIKRELVALDGRLLIVYPKKGNKLGKAAIHRDDLFPTLKVDSEGYIEGTAYKFNQMVSLDENYTVVGVKHVNPLKEPTKDAKPSQCVADYEMRIPELMTLLADEPEALAFYQQLTVGYQKGWARHVFSAKQAATQTKRLNETIDYLKQGVKAKHLAKK; encoded by the coding sequence ATGCATACTGCTTTATTAAAAAAATTACGACTAAAAGAATCAAATAAATTGTTATTGATTGATGCCTCTGACGTCGAGTGTTACTTTGAAACTTTAGAAGTGGCTGTTGGGATGGAACAAGCGGATAATTATCAGAATGTTCTAGTTATGGTTGAAAATTTAACAGAATTAACCGAAAAAACGCATGAGATAATTAAGCGAGAATTAGTCGCACTAGACGGTCGCCTATTAATTGTCTACCCCAAAAAAGGCAATAAACTAGGAAAAGCAGCCATTCACCGCGATGATTTATTTCCAACACTCAAGGTTGATAGTGAAGGCTATATTGAAGGAACAGCTTATAAGTTTAACCAGATGGTATCATTAGACGAAAACTATACCGTGGTTGGCGTCAAACATGTTAATCCGCTAAAAGAGCCTACTAAAGATGCTAAACCTTCACAGTGCGTTGCTGATTATGAGATGCGTATTCCTGAGCTAATGACTTTATTAGCTGATGAACCTGAAGCTTTGGCTTTTTATCAGCAATTAACAGTTGGTTATCAAAAAGGCTGGGCTCGTCATGTTTTTAGTGCCAAACAAGCTGCCACCCAAACGAAACGGTTGAATGAGACGATTGATTATTTAAAACAAGGCGTGAAAGCAAAGCATTTAGCAAAGAAATAG
- a CDS encoding siderophore ABC transporter substrate-binding protein has product MKNTTKALLTLLVLGLFLMTGCGLNATTSETTTSSTEESSAVVVKTEFGDVEVNKNPQKVVVFDMGSLDTIKTLGHSDQVIAVPTQSLPDYLAADFENLESAGGIKEPDMEKINALQPDLIIISGRQGDFREELEKIAPTIYLAVDTTNIWESTKNNITALAEIFGEEEKAQTEITALETRIDETKETASRLDQKALVTLINEGNISAYGKGSRFGIVHDVFGFTAADENIEASTHGQQVSYEYVLETNPDILFVIDRTKVVGGDETNNDMTKNELVAETSAAKNGKIISLASDVWYLAGGGIESTSLMLDDVQSALK; this is encoded by the coding sequence ATGAAAAATACAACAAAAGCATTACTGACTTTATTAGTTTTAGGCTTATTTTTAATGACTGGTTGTGGCTTAAACGCTACAACATCAGAAACCACTACTTCGTCAACTGAAGAAAGTTCAGCTGTGGTTGTCAAAACCGAATTTGGTGATGTCGAAGTGAATAAAAACCCTCAAAAAGTAGTTGTTTTTGATATGGGCTCACTTGATACTATCAAAACATTAGGTCATAGCGACCAAGTAATCGCGGTACCAACTCAAAGCTTACCTGACTATTTAGCTGCTGATTTCGAGAACTTAGAGTCAGCTGGCGGGATTAAAGAGCCAGATATGGAAAAAATTAACGCGTTACAACCTGATTTAATCATCATCTCTGGTCGTCAAGGCGACTTCCGTGAAGAATTAGAAAAAATCGCGCCGACCATTTATTTAGCAGTTGATACCACGAACATATGGGAATCAACGAAAAATAATATCACTGCCTTAGCTGAAATTTTCGGCGAAGAAGAAAAAGCTCAAACTGAAATTACTGCTTTAGAAACACGTATCGACGAAACAAAAGAAACGGCTTCAAGATTAGATCAAAAAGCATTAGTGACATTAATCAATGAAGGTAACATTTCAGCATACGGTAAAGGGTCACGTTTTGGGATTGTGCATGATGTCTTTGGATTTACTGCTGCAGATGAAAACATTGAAGCCTCAACTCACGGTCAACAAGTATCATACGAATACGTTTTAGAAACAAACCCTGATATCTTATTTGTTATCGACCGCACAAAAGTGGTCGGTGGCGATGAAACCAATAATGATATGACCAAAAATGAATTAGTCGCAGAAACATCTGCTGCTAAAAATGGTAAAATTATCTCACTTGCCTCTGACGTTTGGTACTTAGCCGGTGGCGGGATTGAATCAACTAGTTTGATGTTAGATGACGTTCAATCAGCCCTAAAATAA
- a CDS encoding ABC transporter ATP-binding protein, whose amino-acid sequence MLVRQLSKMFGNKHVVKNVDVTISKGKFTAFIGPNGAGKSTVLSMMSRLIEKDTGEVLIDQQEITDWNQTDLAKKIAILRQSNMINLKLTVRELVAFGRFPYSKGRLTDQDYELVNQAIAQLGLEELADRYIDTLSGGQLQRAFIAMVFAQDTEYILLDEPLNNLDMNYAVQMMKVLRDLVDHHGKTVIMVLHDINFAASYADEIIAMKDGQIYLHDTTDNVIQKDVLDELYNMNIRVCELEGKRFCLYFNE is encoded by the coding sequence ATGCTAGTTCGTCAATTATCTAAAATGTTTGGGAATAAACACGTTGTCAAAAATGTCGATGTGACCATTTCTAAAGGAAAATTTACTGCTTTTATCGGACCAAATGGTGCTGGGAAAAGCACGGTGTTGTCGATGATGAGTCGCTTAATTGAAAAAGATACGGGTGAAGTATTAATTGATCAGCAAGAAATAACTGACTGGAATCAAACGGATTTAGCAAAAAAAATTGCAATTTTGAGACAATCAAATATGATTAACTTAAAATTAACCGTACGTGAATTGGTGGCTTTTGGTCGTTTTCCTTATTCGAAAGGTCGTTTAACGGATCAAGACTATGAATTAGTCAACCAAGCCATTGCACAACTGGGCTTAGAAGAGTTAGCTGATCGTTACATTGATACTTTATCAGGTGGTCAATTACAACGCGCCTTTATTGCGATGGTTTTTGCGCAAGATACCGAGTATATTTTACTTGATGAGCCCTTAAATAATTTAGATATGAACTATGCTGTGCAGATGATGAAAGTCTTGCGTGACTTAGTTGATCATCATGGTAAAACCGTCATTATGGTCTTGCATGACATTAATTTTGCTGCAAGCTATGCTGATGAAATTATTGCGATGAAAGACGGACAAATCTACCTACATGATACGACCGATAACGTTATCCAAAAAGATGTGTTAGATGAGCTATACAATATGAATATTCGCGTTTGCGAGTTAGAAGGCAAACGTTTCTGTTTATACTTTAACGAATAA
- a CDS encoding iron chelate uptake ABC transporter family permease subunit, which yields MDKRLSKPNTRIIWSILVVAVIMMTVLFLTYNTYGNWEFALNYRGKKMLAFIFVAISTSFATISFQTLANNHFLTPSILGFDSLYTLIHTVLFFFMGEQAKIALLSNQLVMFFVNVSLMIVLSTTLFYFLLKKQGNNLYLLLMVGMILGTLFGSISTFLQVLLDPNEFDKLQGKLFASFANVNTTLLTLAFVFLFFGAGYLWMVAKKMDVLHLGKDVATNLGINVNRFQWQLLFVISLLVAVSTALVGPITFLGFIVANISYQLFNTYKHRTLFIGSTLIAILMLIGGQFLVEQVFKWNTTLSVVIEFSGGVYFVGKLLKERK from the coding sequence ATGGATAAGCGTCTGTCTAAACCAAACACTCGCATCATTTGGTCAATCTTAGTCGTAGCTGTTATCATGATGACTGTTTTGTTTCTAACGTATAACACCTATGGCAACTGGGAATTTGCCCTGAATTACCGTGGTAAAAAAATGCTAGCTTTTATTTTCGTTGCCATCTCGACTAGTTTTGCAACGATTAGTTTTCAAACACTTGCTAACAATCATTTTTTAACGCCCAGTATTTTAGGTTTTGATTCACTATATACACTAATTCATACCGTTTTGTTCTTCTTTATGGGAGAACAAGCCAAAATTGCCCTATTAAGCAATCAACTTGTGATGTTTTTTGTCAACGTCAGCTTAATGATTGTGTTGAGTACGACTTTATTTTATTTTTTATTAAAAAAACAAGGGAATAATTTGTATTTACTCTTAATGGTCGGCATGATTTTGGGGACACTTTTTGGAAGCATTAGCACCTTTTTACAAGTATTACTAGATCCTAACGAATTTGATAAATTACAAGGCAAGTTATTTGCTAGTTTTGCCAATGTCAATACAACGCTGTTAACACTGGCATTTGTTTTCTTATTCTTTGGAGCGGGTTATCTCTGGATGGTCGCAAAAAAAATGGACGTTCTTCATTTAGGGAAGGATGTTGCAACAAACTTAGGAATTAACGTCAATCGTTTCCAATGGCAACTATTGTTTGTCATTAGCTTACTAGTGGCGGTCTCTACCGCTTTAGTTGGTCCCATTACCTTTTTAGGCTTTATCGTCGCTAATATTTCCTATCAACTATTTAATACCTATAAGCACCGGACACTATTTATCGGTAGTACTCTGATCGCCATTTTAATGTTGATTGGGGGACAATTTTTAGTGGAGCAAGTCTTTAAATGGAATACGACCCTGAGCGTGGTTATCGAGTTTAGCGGTGGCGTTTATTTTGTTGGAAAGTTATTGAAAGAAAGAAAGTAG
- a CDS encoding ABC transporter permease, translating to MKRYLLPFFFLLLVITSLFIGVQSIPINEVFHLNETQKLVLWSTRVPRTVSLVIAGATASVCGLIMQHLTQNKFVSPTTAGTMDSARFGILIAMIFFPNSSSMIRSLVAFVFAFIGTVIFVQLINRLPQRSNVMVPLIGMMFGNIIGSIVSFFAYQLEIIQNMSSWLQGNFSTITRNGYELIYLSVPLLIIASFYAYQFTLAGMGKDIATSVGLNYHVIQTFGLIIVALASSVLLVTVGNLPFLGIVIPNLVSLYAGDQMQTTLWPTALCGSLFLIVCDILSRTIIPPYEVPVSLIVGIIGSLSFIILLVRGTKTHG from the coding sequence TTGAAAAGATATTTATTACCTTTTTTCTTTCTATTATTAGTAATCACTTCATTGTTCATTGGCGTACAAAGCATTCCTATTAACGAGGTGTTTCATCTAAATGAGACACAAAAACTCGTGTTATGGAGTACACGTGTTCCAAGAACAGTCAGTTTAGTTATAGCTGGTGCAACAGCAAGTGTCTGTGGTTTGATTATGCAACATCTAACCCAAAATAAATTTGTTTCCCCAACGACAGCCGGGACGATGGACAGTGCGCGTTTTGGTATTTTAATCGCCATGATTTTCTTTCCAAATAGCTCTAGTATGATTCGTTCACTCGTCGCTTTTGTTTTTGCTTTTATCGGAACGGTGATTTTTGTGCAATTAATTAATCGTTTGCCGCAAAGAAGCAATGTGATGGTGCCGTTAATCGGTATGATGTTTGGGAATATTATCGGTTCGATTGTTAGTTTCTTTGCTTATCAATTGGAGATTATTCAAAATATGTCTTCGTGGTTGCAAGGAAATTTCTCAACGATTACCCGTAATGGTTATGAACTCATTTATTTATCAGTCCCGTTATTGATTATCGCAAGCTTCTATGCGTATCAATTTACGTTAGCTGGTATGGGAAAAGATATTGCGACAAGTGTTGGATTAAATTATCACGTCATTCAAACGTTTGGTTTAATCATCGTGGCCTTAGCTAGTTCAGTATTACTAGTAACAGTCGGAAATTTACCATTCTTAGGAATCGTCATTCCTAATCTAGTGTCACTTTACGCGGGCGATCAAATGCAGACAACCTTGTGGCCAACCGCCTTGTGTGGGAGTCTTTTTTTAATCGTTTGTGATATCCTTTCGCGAACCATTATTCCACCTTATGAAGTTCCGGTTAGTTTAATTGTCGGAATTATCGGTAGTTTATCGTTTATTATTCTACTAGTGAGGGGGACGAAAACACATGGATAA
- a CDS encoding acyltransferase family protein: MKKRMTYINSLDGLRALAIILVIGYHLRISIFRGGFIGVDMFFVLSGYLITNQILNKIKDVPKFSIKEFWFKRIKRLFPAMIMLLMVVTIYVLIKTPERWQSIISDDVAGVLGVSNWWYIIKKVPYTDTFSHPAPLKHLWSLAVEAQFYLLLPLLFVGTNPPKAKKKLAFVMLVAILIFSAISMGLWYKPGDINRAYYGTDTRIFGLLIGSLTAYLYPYKRLANQLPTKTSQLFDVIGTSLLVGLLSFVVFGNEFLSGLYHGGLLIISLVSAILMCLVIHPDTKLNRLFSTSLLRWIGTRSYSLYLWHYPIIVLMTPMKITGIYRVALMFFQVILMFVLAEMSYKYVETPFRKRTRGISWQQQLKQTVKRSATVRIEGLLIGITLIGMIFTTTFFNQMVAKSVDISYEKNKSSKKETIKEPQIKKIPINQVFMIGDSVLLGAKPDIEELIPQSQVDAKVGRQFIELPKILEKNYQHKFDTETVVLISLGTNGPFKEEELSNLYQTVTEKGAHLVLLNTYVPLNWQGQVNHLLADFTSTHQDVVLIDWHDYIADKLAYLEIDGVHPTVAGRELLATLIKEQLTKYFDFQVDTKEAITTESSH, from the coding sequence ATGAAGAAAAGAATGACATATATAAATAGTTTAGATGGCCTTCGAGCCTTAGCAATAATATTAGTGATAGGGTATCATCTCAGAATATCTATTTTTAGAGGTGGCTTTATAGGAGTGGACATGTTCTTTGTCCTTTCGGGGTATCTCATCACTAATCAAATTTTGAATAAGATTAAGGACGTACCTAAGTTTTCGATTAAAGAATTTTGGTTTAAGCGAATCAAGCGTCTGTTTCCAGCTATGATAATGCTTTTGATGGTGGTAACAATATACGTCTTAATAAAGACACCTGAACGTTGGCAATCGATCATAAGTGATGACGTTGCGGGTGTGCTTGGCGTGAGTAATTGGTGGTATATTATCAAAAAAGTACCTTACACTGATACATTCAGTCATCCAGCACCGCTAAAACATCTCTGGTCATTAGCAGTTGAGGCGCAATTTTACTTGTTGTTGCCGTTATTATTTGTGGGAACAAATCCACCTAAAGCGAAGAAAAAACTAGCCTTTGTCATGCTTGTTGCGATATTGATTTTTTCAGCCATTAGCATGGGACTATGGTATAAACCAGGAGATATCAACCGAGCTTATTACGGGACGGATACCCGGATATTTGGGTTGCTGATTGGTAGTCTTACTGCTTATTTATATCCATATAAACGATTAGCCAATCAACTACCTACTAAAACTAGCCAGTTGTTCGATGTTATTGGAACTTCATTACTAGTCGGTCTATTAAGTTTTGTCGTATTTGGCAATGAATTTCTTTCAGGTTTATACCACGGTGGTTTATTAATTATTAGCTTAGTTAGTGCCATATTGATGTGTCTTGTTATTCATCCTGATACGAAATTAAATCGGCTATTTTCAACCAGTTTGCTAAGATGGATTGGCACGCGCTCATATAGTTTGTACTTATGGCATTATCCGATAATCGTATTAATGACACCTATGAAAATAACCGGCATTTACCGAGTGGCTTTAATGTTTTTTCAAGTTATTTTAATGTTCGTTTTAGCAGAGATGTCTTATAAGTACGTAGAAACACCGTTCAGAAAAAGAACAAGAGGGATTAGTTGGCAACAACAGCTGAAACAAACAGTTAAACGTTCCGCCACAGTTAGAATCGAAGGTCTATTAATCGGGATTACATTAATCGGCATGATTTTTACAACGACTTTCTTTAATCAGATGGTTGCTAAATCAGTCGATATATCTTATGAAAAAAATAAGTCCTCAAAAAAAGAAACGATTAAAGAACCTCAGATTAAAAAAATCCCAATTAATCAGGTCTTTATGATTGGAGACTCAGTTCTGTTAGGGGCTAAACCAGATATTGAGGAGTTAATCCCTCAATCACAAGTTGATGCAAAGGTTGGTCGACAGTTTATTGAGTTACCCAAAATTTTAGAGAAAAACTATCAACATAAATTTGATACAGAGACCGTTGTCCTTATTTCTTTAGGAACCAATGGACCATTTAAGGAAGAAGAATTAAGCAATCTCTATCAGACCGTCACTGAAAAAGGAGCACATCTCGTCCTGTTAAATACTTATGTACCACTTAATTGGCAAGGTCAAGTTAATCATTTGTTAGCGGATTTCACATCAACCCATCAAGATGTCGTATTAATCGATTGGCATGATTATATTGCCGATAAGCTAGCCTATTTAGAAATTGATGGGGTACATCCAACAGTTGCAGGTCGTGAACTATTAGCGACGTTAATTAAAGAACAATTGACTAAATACTTCGATTTTCAGGTAGACACAAAAGAAGCAATAACAACTGAATCGAGTCACTAA
- a CDS encoding YozE family protein, translated as MRSKSFYLFVQTVKNPYDYTGAVQLAAAIHDDTNFPKTSEDYHEISSYLEDHTNYVQSMDDFDQLWQQYLENT; from the coding sequence ATGCGGAGTAAGAGTTTTTATTTATTTGTACAAACAGTCAAAAATCCATATGATTACACTGGGGCGGTTCAACTAGCAGCTGCTATTCATGATGATACGAATTTTCCAAAAACATCCGAAGATTATCATGAAATTAGTTCCTATCTAGAAGATCATACGAATTATGTCCAAAGTATGGATGATTTTGATCAATTATGGCAACAATACCTTGAAAATACTTAA
- the msrA gene encoding peptide-methionine (S)-S-oxide reductase MsrA — MSEAKAIFAGGCFWCMVHPFDQQPGIHSVISGYTDGHVVNPTYEQVCSGETGHTEAVEITYDPSIISYEALVEIYWQQTDPTDAFGQFQDRGDSYRPVIFYQNEEERLIAEKSKQTLQDSGRFNEPIVTEIKPVAPFYVAEDYHQDFYKKDPLRYKASSGPREKFVKDTWHAE, encoded by the coding sequence ATGTCAGAAGCAAAAGCAATCTTTGCTGGAGGGTGTTTCTGGTGTATGGTTCATCCATTTGATCAGCAACCAGGCATCCATTCCGTTATTTCAGGTTACACAGATGGACACGTGGTTAATCCAACTTATGAACAAGTCTGTTCAGGTGAAACAGGACACACTGAGGCCGTTGAAATCACCTATGATCCATCGATTATTAGTTATGAGGCGTTAGTAGAAATTTATTGGCAACAAACTGATCCAACAGATGCTTTCGGTCAGTTCCAAGATCGTGGTGATAGCTACCGTCCAGTTATATTTTACCAAAACGAAGAAGAACGTTTAATTGCCGAGAAAAGTAAACAAACGCTTCAAGATAGTGGTCGTTTTAATGAACCTATCGTTACCGAAATCAAACCAGTTGCGCCGTTCTATGTAGCTGAAGATTATCATCAAGATTTTTATAAAAAAGACCCTCTACGTTACAAAGCATCAAGTGGTCCTCGTGAAAAATTCGTAAAGGATACGTGGCATGCGGAGTAA
- a CDS encoding YpmS family protein, whose product MNEKIKDLSESQVNPPSPTNYWKLAFLGLLAAIIGGIIFIGVRLSDTREVAYKEQVEEVVFEDKPSFQLVSNKEDLNRIINHYLTKYLSNKSVNYEFYLENQALLNGTFKLLGFPVEFYLYFEPFVMSDGNVMLEAKSVSIGSLNLPMTQVLKQVAKMDLPEWVEVKSKEEQVILHLNQLEIEDDIRIKADKINLIDDDIRLSVYFDVRDSAKKEEN is encoded by the coding sequence TTGAACGAAAAAATAAAAGACCTATCAGAATCACAGGTAAATCCCCCATCTCCTACTAACTATTGGAAGTTAGCTTTTTTAGGATTACTAGCTGCCATTATAGGAGGCATTATTTTTATAGGTGTCCGTTTAAGTGATACTCGTGAGGTTGCTTATAAAGAGCAAGTGGAAGAAGTTGTCTTTGAAGATAAACCTAGCTTTCAATTGGTTTCTAATAAAGAAGATTTGAATCGAATCATTAATCATTATTTAACCAAATATTTAAGTAATAAATCGGTCAACTATGAGTTCTATTTAGAAAACCAAGCGCTATTAAATGGCACGTTTAAATTGCTCGGTTTTCCCGTTGAGTTTTACTTATATTTTGAGCCATTTGTTATGAGCGATGGTAATGTTATGTTAGAAGCTAAAAGTGTCTCAATTGGTAGTCTTAACTTACCTATGACGCAAGTCTTAAAACAAGTCGCCAAAATGGACTTACCAGAGTGGGTTGAAGTAAAATCAAAAGAAGAACAAGTCATTCTTCATTTGAATCAACTCGAGATTGAAGATGATATTCGTATAAAAGCTGATAAAATCAATTTAATTGATGACGACATTCGTTTAAGTGTCTATTTTGATGTCAGAGATTCAGCTAAGAAGGAGGAAAATTAA
- a CDS encoding SGNH/GDSL hydrolase family protein, with amino-acid sequence MLKKYGKEIIVSAICFILPFIIGSLLIEKPSDIMQVSASNQSTVTEEVYVVAIGDSLTEGVGDSTNEGGYVPLLQTRLTETYPSKIFSTVNYGKAGNTTQQIIKRINQTPDIQQDIKDATVITLTTGGNDLMKVIKSNLFNDLSVESFEKPSQTYQADLNDLYQLIRNLNPEAPIYQLGIYNPFYVSFNEISAMQDIVDNWNDSAKESIKQQERLYFVPINDDIYSGLESTQTGNLDGINNLLSDTDNFHPNNLGYQIIANEFASVIKASGELKAEGRE; translated from the coding sequence ATGTTAAAAAAATACGGTAAAGAAATAATCGTTAGTGCAATCTGTTTCATCTTACCCTTTATTATCGGTAGTTTATTAATCGAAAAACCTTCTGATATCATGCAGGTTAGCGCCTCTAATCAATCAACGGTGACAGAAGAAGTCTACGTGGTTGCGATAGGTGATTCATTAACAGAAGGCGTAGGAGATAGTACTAATGAAGGTGGATATGTGCCCTTACTCCAAACTCGTTTAACTGAAACTTATCCAAGTAAAATCTTCAGTACCGTTAATTATGGTAAAGCGGGGAACACCACCCAACAAATCATCAAACGAATTAATCAAACACCTGACATTCAACAGGATATCAAAGATGCTACGGTGATTACCTTAACGACTGGTGGGAATGATTTAATGAAAGTGATTAAATCAAATTTGTTTAATGATTTGTCGGTTGAATCGTTTGAGAAACCAAGTCAAACGTATCAAGCAGATTTGAATGACTTGTATCAATTGATACGAAACTTGAATCCTGAAGCCCCAATTTACCAATTAGGTATTTATAATCCTTTTTACGTCAGCTTCAATGAAATATCCGCGATGCAAGACATTGTTGATAATTGGAATGATTCAGCTAAAGAGAGTATTAAGCAGCAGGAACGCCTGTATTTTGTGCCAATTAATGATGATATTTATAGTGGGTTGGAATCTACCCAAACTGGAAATTTAGACGGTATCAATAACTTACTTTCCGATACGGATAATTTTCATCCGAATAATTTAGGTTATCAAATAATTGCCAATGAATTTGCCTCAGTCATTAAAGCATCAGGTGAGTTAAAAGCAGAAGGACGTGAATAA
- a CDS encoding DegV family protein: MKKVKVVTDSSARFLPEVAERLDIEMVSLSVMIDDVIYKDTDLDGKEFMNMMSQARALPKTSQPPIGEFVETYERLASEGYDIISLHMTGLLSGTVDAARQAAQMANANVTVIDTKFIDQALAFVCERAAEKANEGANLSEVTATVEEALDNSLLYIGIATLDNMVKGGRLSRATGILSNILNIKAVMQLLPTGLETMSKGRGLKTFKKWFKDLTETTLKHLNNVKKIGISHADGLETAEKFAAALTEQFPNAQISVLDTSPLVATHTGPGAFAIMIYSEES; the protein is encoded by the coding sequence ATGAAAAAAGTTAAAGTTGTAACGGATTCAAGTGCAAGATTTTTACCAGAAGTAGCGGAACGTTTAGATATTGAGATGGTTTCATTATCAGTCATGATTGATGATGTCATCTATAAGGATACTGATTTAGACGGCAAAGAGTTCATGAACATGATGAGCCAAGCACGAGCTTTACCAAAAACGTCTCAACCACCAATTGGAGAATTTGTGGAAACTTATGAACGTTTAGCTAGTGAAGGTTATGATATCATCTCACTACATATGACTGGTTTGCTAAGCGGTACGGTAGATGCAGCTCGTCAAGCAGCACAAATGGCTAACGCAAACGTAACAGTGATAGACACGAAATTTATCGATCAAGCACTTGCATTTGTTTGTGAGCGAGCAGCTGAAAAAGCTAACGAAGGAGCGAATTTATCTGAAGTAACCGCAACGGTTGAAGAAGCCTTGGACAACAGCTTGTTATATATTGGTATTGCCACACTCGATAATATGGTGAAAGGTGGACGTTTGAGCCGTGCTACAGGTATCTTATCTAACATTTTAAATATAAAAGCAGTGATGCAACTATTACCAACAGGTTTAGAAACGATGTCTAAAGGGCGTGGATTAAAAACATTTAAAAAATGGTTCAAAGATCTAACTGAAACAACACTAAAACATCTAAATAATGTTAAAAAAATTGGTATTTCACATGCAGACGGATTAGAAACAGCTGAAAAATTTGCTGCTGCTTTAACAGAACAATTTCCAAATGCACAAATTAGTGTTTTGGATACTTCACCGTTAGTAGCGACTCACACGGGTCCTGGTGCATTTGCTATTATGATATACAGTGAGGAAAGTTAA